Genomic segment of Streptomyces sp. NA02950:
GAGGACGCCTGGCACACCCCGCCGTTCGAGCTGACCGACCGCAACGGCCGCTGGTACGGACGCGGCGCGGCGGACTGCAAAGGTGGCTTGATCATGCACCTCACCGCCCTGCGTGCGCTCAAGGAGCACGGCGGTGTCCCGGTCAGCGTCAAGGTGATCGTGGAGGGTTCGGAGGAGCAGGGCACCGGCGGTCTGGAGCGTTACGCGCAGGCGCATCCGGAACTGCTGGCCGCCGACGCGATCGTGATCGGTGACGCGGGCAACTTCCGGGTGGGGCTGCCGACGGTGACGGCCACCCTGCGCGGGATGACGCTGCTGCGGGTGTCGGTGGACACCCTCGAAGGCAATCTGCACTCCGGCCAGTTCGGCGGGGCGGCCCCGGACGCGCTCGCCGCGCTGATCCGGATGCTGGACTCGCTGCGCGCGGAGGACGGTTCGACGGCGGTCGAGGGGCTGGCGTCGGACGCGGTGTGGGAGGGGTTGCAGTACACGGAGGAGGACTTCCGCAAGGACGCCAAGGTGCTGGACGGGGTCGAGCTGATCGGCTCGGGTACGGTCGCGGACCGCATCTGGGAGCGTCCGGCCGTCACGGTGATCGGCATCGACTGCCCGCCGGTGGTCGGCGCGACCCCGTCGGTGCAGGCGAGCGCGCGGGCGCTGGTGAGCCTGCGGGTGCCGCCGGGGGTGGCCGCGGACGAGGCGAACCGGCTGCTGGTCGAGCATCTCCGGGCCGCGGCGCCGTGGGGCGCCC
This window contains:
- a CDS encoding dipeptidase, producing the protein MEHAPHLPATHREDSADRADHANRTDHAALAATVAALQPRAKRELAELVAFKSVADPAQFPRSECEAAARWVVEALAAEGFQDVALLDTPDGTQSVYGLLPGPAGAPTVLLYAHYDVQPPLDEDAWHTPPFELTDRNGRWYGRGAADCKGGLIMHLTALRALKEHGGVPVSVKVIVEGSEEQGTGGLERYAQAHPELLAADAIVIGDAGNFRVGLPTVTATLRGMTLLRVSVDTLEGNLHSGQFGGAAPDALAALIRMLDSLRAEDGSTAVEGLASDAVWEGLQYTEEDFRKDAKVLDGVELIGSGTVADRIWERPAVTVIGIDCPPVVGATPSVQASARALVSLRVPPGVAADEANRLLVEHLRAAAPWGARVAMEQVGEGQPFRADTGSPAYEAMRAAMRVAYDGQDMATAGQGGSIPLCNTLSSLYPEAEILLIGLSEPEAQIHAVNESVSPEELEKLSLTEALFLTSYAAGRG